GCTCGACGCCGAGCAGGAGAAGCTGCTGCGCGAACTGGCCCGGCTCCGCGGCGAGGAGCACCCGACCGGCGACCTGTCGACGGGGCAGCCCAACGTGTTCTCGAAGATCCGCGACATCTTCGGCGGTCGTTGATCCGGTGACGGCGCCGCTGTTCTTCGTCGACCCGGGGCAGCTCGGCGCCGGTGAGGTCGTGCTCGGCGGGGCCGAGGGCCGGCACGCGGCGAAGGTCCGACGGCTGCGGGTCGGCGAGGAGGTCGACCTCGCCGACGGGACCGGTGCGCTGGCGCACTGCGTCGTCGCGGCGGTGACGGGGGAGTCCCTCACCCTGCAGGTGCGCGAGCTGACCGAGGCGCCGCCCGCGGAGCCGTCGTTCACGGTCGTGCAGGCGCTGCCCAAGGGCGACCGGGGTGAGCTCGCCGTCGAGGTGCTGACCGAGGTCGGGGTCGACGAGATCGTGCCGTGGTCCGCGGCGCGGTGCGTGACGCAGTGGACCGGGGCGCGCGGCGAACGCTCCGCGCAGCGGTGGGCGGCGCACGCCCGCGAGGCGGCGAAACAGGCCCGGCGCCCGCGCATCCCCACGGTGGCTCCGCTGGCGAGCACGGCCGAGGTGACGCGCCGGCTCTCGGACGCTGCGCTCGCACTGGTGCTGCATGAGGGTGCGTCAGATCCGCTCGCGACCGTGATGCTGCCGTCGGCGGGAGAAATCGTGCTCGTCGTCGGCCCCGAGGGCGGGATCGACGACCGCGAACTCACCGCGTTCGCCGCGGCGGGGGCTCACGCCTCCCGGCTCGGACCGGAGGTCCTGCGGACCTCCACGGCCGGTGTCGCGGCCCTGTCGGCCCTGTTGGCCCGGACCACCCGCTGGGCCTGACGCACCGTCGGCTGACGACCGTCACTGTTCGTCACGAGGTTCTTGGGGACGCGCTCGGCGATCCGTCCGGATCCCGCCCGATTCGTCCCGACCGTCGGGGTGTTCGAGCGCAAAGTGGGACCCAAATCGCCTGCGCGTCAAGGGTGAGGTCGTCACGATGTGTCGTGCGGGACCGATCGGGGGGATCGGGCCCACAGCATCCGGGGGGATCGATGAGCGCTCGACGTGTGACGTCGTACCGCCTGCTCCTGGTGCGCTCCGCGCTCGGACGTCTGGCCCGCGCACTCGGCTACTACGCGGTCGCGACCCGAGCTCAGATCCGCGCGTGGCGCACCTCGTACCAGGTCCAGATGTTCGGTTACCGGATCCGTACGGCGCTCGCCGCCTCCGGCCGGTTCGTGGGCCGGATCCCGCGTCAGATCCTCGCGGGTCTCGCGCTGGTCGCCTGGTTCTTCAAGGAGCTGCCGGCGTACATCGGCCGTGTGATCGCCGACCGGCGTGAGGACCGCGCGGAGCTCCGCGCCGAGCGCCGCATCGCCGTCGCCCGCGTCCGCGCGGAGCGGGCCGAGCGTCGCGCCGCCCGGGCCGAGCGTCGCGCCCGTCGTCGGGCCGAGGCCGCCG
This region of Sporichthya brevicatena genomic DNA includes:
- a CDS encoding 16S rRNA (uracil(1498)-N(3))-methyltransferase, translating into MTAPLFFVDPGQLGAGEVVLGGAEGRHAAKVRRLRVGEEVDLADGTGALAHCVVAAVTGESLTLQVRELTEAPPAEPSFTVVQALPKGDRGELAVEVLTEVGVDEIVPWSAARCVTQWTGARGERSAQRWAAHAREAAKQARRPRIPTVAPLASTAEVTRRLSDAALALVLHEGASDPLATVMLPSAGEIVLVVGPEGGIDDRELTAFAAAGAHASRLGPEVLRTSTAGVAALSALLARTTRWA